One Betta splendens chromosome 16, fBetSpl5.4, whole genome shotgun sequence genomic window carries:
- the tmem147 gene encoding BOS complex subunit TMEM147, translated as MTLFHFGNCFALAYFPYFITYKCSGLSEYNAFWRCVQAGATYLFVQLCKMLFLATFFPTWEGGAGAYDFIGEFMKSTVDLADLLGLHLVMSRNAGKGEYKIMVAAMGWATAELIMSRCLPLWVGARGIEFDWKYIQMSFDSNISLVHYIAMAAVVWMFTRYDLPKSFRLPVTVLLALCVYKSFLIELFVHIFLMGSWTVLLVKAVLTGAISLCSLFLFVTLVHSS; from the exons ATGACACTGTTTCACTTTGGAAATTGCTTTGCTCTGGCGTATTTTCCTTATTTCATAACCTACAAATGCAGCGGCCT ATCCGAGTATAATGCATTCTGGAGGTGTGTCCAGGCTGGAGCCACCTATTTGTTTGTCCAGCTCTGTAAG ATGCTATTTTTAGCTACATTTTTCCCTACATgggaaggaggagcaggtgcTTATGACTTTATTGGG GAATTTATGAAGTCAACAGTGGACTTGGCTGACCTGTTGGGTCTCCATCTTGTGATGTCGCGTAATGCTGGGAAAGGAGAATACAAGATCATGGTTGCTGCCATGGGCTGGGCAACAGCAGAGCTTATCATGTCCAG GTGTCTTCCTTTATGGGTGGGAGCCAGAGGGATTGAGTTCGACTGGAAATACATCCAGATGAGCTTTGACTCTAACATCAGTTTG gTGCATTATATTGCTATGGCAGCAGTGGTGTGGATGTTTACTCGGTATGACCTTCCTAAGAGCTTCCGGCTGCCTGTTACTGTTCTGCTCGCTCTCTGTGTCTACAAGTCCTTCCTAATAGA GTTGTTTGTCCATATCTTCCTCATGGGCAGTTGGACAGTGTTGCTGGTCAAAGCTGTCCTGACTGGGGCCATATCTCTCTGTTCATTGTTTCTCTTTGTCACTCTGGTCCACAGCAGCTGA
- the gapdhs gene encoding glyceraldehyde-3-phosphate dehydrogenase 2 yields MSDLCVGINGFGRIGRLVLRACLQKGIRVVAINDPFIDLHYMVYMFKYDSTHGRYPGDVCHEDGKLIVDGKPISVFQSMKPAEIPWGSAGAKYVVESTGVFLSVEKASSHIQGGAKRVVVSAPSPDAPMFVMGVNEDKYDPSTMTIVSNASCTTNCLAPLAKVIHDNFGIEEALMTTVHAYTATQKTVDGPSAKAWRDGRGAHQNIIPASTGAAKAVGKVIPELNGKLTGMAFRVPVADVSVVDLTCRLTKPASYAEIKDAVKKAAQGSMKGVLGYTEDQVVSSDFIGDTHSSIFDAGAGISLNDNFVKLISWYDNEFGYSHRVADLLLHMHSKE; encoded by the exons ATGTCAGACCTCTGTGTTGGAATCAATGG CTTCGGTCGTATTGGCCGCCTGGTTTTGAGGGCTTGCCTTCAAAAAGGCATCAGGGTTGTGGCCATCAATGACCCCTTCATTGACCTGCATTACATG GTCTACATGTTCAAGTACGATTCCACCCACGGCCGGTACCCCGGGGATGTGTGTCATGAAGATGGCAAGCTCATTGTTGATGGCAAGCCAATCTCTGTGTTCCAGAG CATGAAGCCAGCAGAGATCCCCTGGGGCAGTGCTGGAGCCAAATATGTTGTTGAGTCCACTGGAGTCTTCCTGAGTGTGGAAAAGGCCTCT TCTCACATCCAAGGTGGAGCTAAGCGTGTAGTTGTGTCTGCTCCCTCACCTGATGCTCCAATGTTTGTCATGGGAGTTAACGAGGACAAATATGACCCCTCAACCATGACCATTGTCAG CAATGCCTCCTGCACCACCAACTGCCTGGCCCCCCTGGCTAAAGTCATTCATGATAACTTTGGCATTGAGGAAGCCCTTATG ACCACAGTCCATGCTTACACTGCCACCCAGAAGACAGTGGATGGTCCCAGCGCTAAGGCCTGGCGCGATGGCCGTGGTGCTCACCAGAACATCATTCCAGCCTCTACTGGCGCTGCCAAGGCTGTAGGCAAAGTCATCCCTGAACTCAACGG TAAGCTGACCGGCATGGCCTTCAGGGTGCCAGTGGCCGATGTGTCCGTGGTTGACCTGACTTGCCGTCTGACCAAGCCTGCGTCCTACGCTGAGATTAAGGATGCTGTCAAGAAGGCCGCACAGGGTTCCATGAAGGGAGTGCTGGGTTACACTGAGGACCAG gtggtgtcctctgacttCATTGGTGACACCCATTCTTCCATCTTTGATGCTGGTGCTGGCATTTCCCTCAACGACAACTTTGTCAAGCTCATTTCCTG GTATGACAACGAGTTCGGCTACAGCCACCGTGtcgctgacctgctgctgcacatgcaCTCCAAGGAGTAA